From Oenanthe melanoleuca isolate GR-GAL-2019-014 chromosome 4, OMel1.0, whole genome shotgun sequence:
tttattgcagCTCTCACCCACTCTTCCTTTCTGGATTTGTAAAACTGCAAGAAACAAACTCCCTCTTGCCTGTTTTTGTTGCATTTGGGGTGGAGATCAACACTGGAATTGCACAGCCCTGAAGCACTGGGGTTACTTTGCCTCCCCCAGCACAAAGATGAACAGTGCTTAGCACCCCCCTCCATGCTTTTATGgctgaaaatgggaaatgttgGACTCCATCCAGCTATATGTGTTACTTGTGTGTTTTTCTACCCTTGTTGTTGGGATACAATGATTTAGAGACTTGGTTTTCTTTGGGTAAGTCTTCCTTAAAATGAAGAGTTCTGGCTTTGGCCAAGACATACTGTGGCAATGACAGGTTTGGGTCTGAGATTTCTGGTTTGCAAACAGCCTTTAGTGAGCCATAACATCCATTTTGCCTGAAGCTTTTCcttgggaggagacacagctctCCTTTGACCCTGAAATGTGCtactggagcagcagaggcctCGGCATGGCCACAGGGTCTGGGGCAGCTTTGCCAACAGCCTGGTGAGTCAGGGCcccctcccactgctgccagctgccctgccctcgCTGTGGCCTTGGCTAAGCCAGGCTCTCCTGTGAATATACAGAGCTGAAACAGACTGAAAACTACTCTTAAAGTATGCAGTGAAAGCCCTAAATGTGCTAAAGAAAGGTGTTACAAAATTAAAAGGGAGTGTTTGGTGGGTATTTGAGAAAGAGGCCAAAGTGATGCAAACTAAactgctgcagggcagtgactgtTAGAAGCAgctttaataaaatttatattgaTTCAGGAAAACAGATCTGACAGTGCTGGAGGTTTTTGGTAGCAGATTAAACCAAAGTGCTGCTTGAAGATGAGAATATATTTCAGGATTTTGTCTAAAAATACATAACATTACACCATCCTTGCCATGTCACCACAGGAAACATGGGCTGAACAGAAAACTGGAAGAGACTGCACTCCGCAAGAAGTATATTACAGTAGTGTCTTGGAGAAAAAatcctcaagaaaaaaaaatatatatattacataagTGAGAATACATTAAGGTTTCCATTTTGAAGATAggacagaataaaataaagccAACTGTACACATCCCTCCTGTCCCTAGCTCCTCAGGGTGGCCAACCGTGACTGCATGGCCTCGATGTCCTCCTCCtcatccacagcagcagcagctgctcccatggGCTCAGGCTCTGGCAGAGCATCTGTCACTTTACTGGGTGCTTTACCCAAGGCCCCTGCAACAACAAACAGGCTGGTTAGCAAGTATCAGCTCTTCATTTAATAATTAGTGGCTTTCAGGGACATCTGAAATAACCCAACCAGTCATTTCCCGTGGAGGTCACACCCCTGAGGTGAcagggccagcctggggctgttgGCTGTTAGCACTgacctgccagctctgggcctctgtgctccttccctgctgggagGAGACTCCCAGCTCCCCCCAAGCCCTACTCCTTGCCTGGGAGCTCCCCCTGCCTGCTCGGGAGGAGGGGAGCTCTTCCAGCCAGGAAAGGGGATGGAAAAAGCAAATCAGGATGTGAGAAAGAACAGGGCACTGTGCCAGGTGCTGGGCACAAGGTGCCAGCAGGGTGGGTGCTGCACTTGCAGTGTCCTACAGCTAATGCAGCCCTGATGCTTGTTTGTGTCACACCACATCACAAGCAATTCAGGTAAAAGGAGCATTCTAAGCATTCTCCAAGTCAAATAACTGAACCAATAAATCATTACTTCATgagctggaaagcagaaaatgtggttttggttttaagagggtttttgtgtttgttttgggttttctccCCTGAACAAGACACAGCATTTTACTGCCAGGACTCACAGCACAGCCTATGACTCAAGGCAGTGCAGCAGAGTTTATTTCTTGGTTTCATTAATAACAATACCTAGTCAATCATGTTAGTTTCACCTCATTAAGAGATTCACTGCACAGCCAAACACAGATATATTAAAGCCTCAATTACCTAACTGCACAGGCAACAGCTGATGAATATTAGttctgccctgctgagccccacTGGCCTTTTCAGCCAGTATTCCCTGAGAAACCAGTTTGTCAGAGCTCTCTGCCCATCACCAAATGAAGAGATGGCACTGGGAGAGTGCAGAACAGACAAAGATTTCAGTTGCTGCATCTTACTGAACAGAGCAGGGACTTGGCTCTCAGCAGCACCCACAAACTCACCAGCTGTAATTTCAAAAAGGATTTTGTCAATTTCTGCCTCAGCTTCCTCTTCCATTTCCTCCTGATCCTCCAGGCCTTCAAAGGTGTCTTCCAGCATCTCCTCTATAATTCCAGCCTAGCAGAAAACAAGGCAGCGTGTCATGTCCTTGGAAACAGCAGAGTAAGAAGACACATTTCTGCTTGGGAGATGAGGTTATGCCTCTCCAGGCATGTAACACCCCCTGCTCCAGGGGGGCTCCAGAttgaggctgctgcaggagggtggCCAACACACCTGCCCTGAGCCTGAGCACACATCTCTGCAACTGGTgcactggaaaagcaggaagaaaactgAGGATTAAAGACACCTGTTCTCACTTTAAAAACCTCAAGtaatttaaactaaaagagaagagatttatattagatattaagaagaaattcttccctgtgagggtggtgaggcactggaacaggttccccagagaagctgtggatgcccaatccctggaagtgctcccagccaggctggatgggctctgagcaacctggtctagtggcaGATGgccctgtccatggcaggggggctggaatAACATGAcctttaagatcctttccaacccaaaccattctataattctgtggTTATTTATTGTTGTTGCATGTCTAAACCAAGAATCCAGTCTGCTCCAAGCACATGAAATACAAGTGTAAATTTCAGTCATGCAGCATGAATTGAGTAGCACACTGTAAAACTGCTCTTTGATgcagcttgattttttttaatctgcatttGAAAACATTCTTTGCAAGCCCTGCAACCTGGCCAAACCATGCTGGTGCACTtagtaaaattatttagaaataaactTATTTGAAATAAACAGTCTAGAGTGGtaagaagggaaaaagcaaaacaactttGGTAGTTGAAATGTAATAGTCATAACACAGACTTAGTATACTTTCAAATCAGAGCACTCCCATCACACAGAGACACTGAGCTAGATGCTTTAAACCAGTAACAGTGAGCTATATCTGAATTAGCCAGGagttctgtgattctttaaaaattttataatgAATTACATTTAATTAGTTAAGGAAATTTTGATtgtgttattttggttttggtttagaTCTGTATTGGCTAAGTGTCAATAGAAAACCCTGAGAAATTACTTCACTGCACCTGCAGAAAGGAATTCCAAGGACTCATGGCCCTTAGAGAATCTACAGTTGAAGAACAAAATTCAATAAAGAATTGTTTAATGGTTATCATATAACTAGAGATTAGTTAGATGTCACAGAACAAGAATGGTATCTTGAGAGAATTAAGGAATCAAAGCCCTAACATCCCAGAAAACTTGATTAATACATTGCAGGTGTAGTAAGGGAGCCACTTCATAGGCTGGTACCCCCCAGAAAACTTAATCAATAGTAATTGTCTAAGCAGGACAGCAAATTTAATAAAGCACTGTTAGCTGGATAAAACTCAGGTTATCCATTAAAGAAAGACAGATGAGATGTTCTGGTagtaattaaaagtaaaaaaacaccTCTACACTGCAATAAATTGGGCAGATTTTTGGAAATGTCTATTTAAAACACCTTGGCTATTTTAGTGTATATAAGTGCCTGAAAATCATTGTTTCTTTGAACATAAATTCCCCATATATTCCAAATTTTGACTCAAAATTGTTATTAAGAATGTATCTAACAGCTTTTTGCTCTTAGatttaaaactctttaaaaCTGTGTCACCAGTATCAAACTGACCACAGAGCCAGAGGATGCCCTGAGCTCACACCAGCCCTGTGACAAAGGGTCCACCCAAACAACTGCACAGCTAAGTAACAACCAAACTGTGCTCACCCAAGTCTGGTTTATGTTCCAGATCTTACCTTCATCATCTCTTTGGACAAGTCCCTCATTGTTGCttggatttctgggatttttacTAGGTTTTGCATAGCTTTCATGACTTCTGTGCTCTTCTGCAATGAACCTGCtactctgagcacagctgtgaaCGAGAAGCACAGAACAGTTTCAACAACCCATTCActgctgaaagcagagaaattatATCCTCCCTATACAGAAACTTGTTTACATTTATgcaattcaatttaaaaaataaacaggcaTTGCACTTCTTTATTCTTGACTAAATTACTGGAAAAGCTCCATTTATAATCACATTGGAAAAGTCACATTTATAGCAAAGGTCCTGGTCCTGTACAATGAGGAACCCAGGTGGTCTGCAGAGAGATTTCAACCCACCTGCCCCCAGTTCATTAAAGACAGGGAGAGAGTTGCTCCTGCCTGGCCCCTCAGCATCCAGAGGTGTTGCTGAGGgtttcagcagcagagctgcagtgactgCTAAAACCAGGTACTGAAACTAACCCAGGCAACAATTCTGTTGCAATGGTTTCATAGCAAAGAGTAAGCTGTAATATTAACActtgaaattaaattgaattgAAGCAGATAAGACAAAAATAAGCTTGTTTAAATTGAATTTAACAATACTCTTTACAGAGGCTATTCTAACTTACAAACTCCTCGTATGAATTGATAAATCAAGATCAAAAAGTAGTAATTAAGGGTACTTTGAAGTTTTCTGAATTCTGCATTCTAACTTTGCAGCTTCCTGGACATGGAGAACTTACTTGTTTGTATATAAAATGGTCACTCCTTTACGAAGCAAAATGAAGGTACAGCAcatattatttttcaatttagtaatttcttttaagaaCCCCACACTTGTAACAAACTAACAGAAACCTTGCTTTGAGTGATCATTTCTCAAGTTACTACAGACCTCAGACTGAATTCTAGATTCCTTCATATTTCCTATCTAAGTGTATCATTACATTCCCAGGAAGATGAAGATGCTGGCAGTGATAacaaggagcagggacaccctAAGGTGCAAGGATGGTCCTAGTTTCCTTTCCTGAGTGAGATGCATAGGAAGCCACATTTGAACCATCATAAAATTACACTCAAGGTTCACAGTGTGACCTCCTGTTTTATCACTCATCCAGTGTTAAAAGGTATTTGGatggtgctgggatgggggaaatgCTTTGACATTTCAGCAGCATGTTGACCTCCACCAAGTCTTCTCCTGTCTTTAAAGCTTTCTCCTCTGCTTGTTACAGGCTGGACTGTTTCCAGCTAtggaaaacactgcaggaaGTGTATTACAATAGATTTCTGATGTGGATAAGGAATGAGGGAAATATGCTGGTTCTGGAGGAACACAAAGGACCAAGGAGGATTTACAGAACGTGGGTATTAAGCCAAGGGGCAAAAGGATTCATCCACACTAAGAAATCAAACACTGCTCCCTCATCCCCATGTAGGCTTTGGTAAATGCCACCAGGCTCTTGCTAGGGGAGCAGCCATCTACAAGATGAATTCTACTCCTGTCACAGGTGCTGT
This genomic window contains:
- the CHMP3 gene encoding charged multivesicular body protein 3 produces the protein MGLFGKTPEKPPKELVNEWSLKIRKEMRVIDRQIRDIQREEEKVKRSVKDAAKKNQRDVCVILAKELIRSRRAVSKLYASKAHMNSVLMGMKNQLAVLRVAGSLQKSTEVMKAMQNLVKIPEIQATMRDLSKEMMKAGIIEEMLEDTFEGLEDQEEMEEEAEAEIDKILFEITAGALGKAPSKVTDALPEPEPMGAAAAAVDEEEDIEAMQSRLATLRS